From a single Thalassophryne amazonica chromosome 7, fThaAma1.1, whole genome shotgun sequence genomic region:
- the LOC117514543 gene encoding casein kinase II subunit alpha-like: MSVPVPSRSRVYPDVNTQRPREYWDYESHVVEWGNQDDYQLVRKLGRGKYSEVFEAINITNNEKVVVKILKPVKKKKIKREIKILENLRGGPNIISLLDIVKDPVSRTPALVFEHVNNTDFKQLYQTLSDFDIRFYMYEILKALDYCHSMGIMHRDVKPHNVMIDHEHRKLRLIDWGLAEFYHPNQEYNVRVASRYFKGPELLVDYQMYDYSLDMWSLGCMLASMIFRKEPFFHGHDNYDQLVRIAKVLGTEDLYDYIDKYNIELDPRFNDILGRHSRKRWERFVHSENQHLVSTEALDFLDKLLRYDHQARLTAREAMDHPYFYPIVKDQGRGATPGGMAASSTPVSSSSMMAGITSMSSSQPLANIAGSPVISAPNTLATQVPAAAGAQP; the protein is encoded by the exons ATGTCTGTTCCTGTTCCAAGCCGCTCTCGGGTTTACCCTGATGTAAACACACAGAGACCTCGGGAATACTGGGACTATGAGTCTCATGTTGTTGAGTGGGG cAACCAAGATGATTATCAGCTAGTCAGAAAACTAGGAAGAGGCAAATATAGTGAAGTGTTTGAAGCCATAAACATCACAAACAATGAGAAAGTTGTTGTGAAAATACTGAAG ccggtaaaaaaaaagaaaatcaagagAGAAATAAAGATCCTAGAGAATTTGAGGGGTGGGCCAAATATCATCTCGCTGTTAGATATCGTCAAGGATCCTGTG TCCCGAACCCCAGCTCTGGTCTTTGaacatgtcaacaacacagaCTTCAAG CAATTGTATCAAACCCTATCTGACTTTGACATACGGTTCTACATGTATGAAATCCTAAAG GCTCTGGATTACTGCCACAGTATGGGAATTATGCACAGAGACGTAAAACCTCACAATGTAATGATTGATCACGAACACAGAAAG CTCCGCTTAATTGATTGGGGTTTAGCAGAATTCTACCACCCTAACCAGGAATACAATGTGAGAGTAGCATCCAGGTACTTCAAAGGACCTGAACTACTGGTGGACTACCAG ATGTATGACTACAGCTTGGATATGTGGAGTCTGGGTTGCATGCTGGCCAGCATGATCTTCAGAAAGGAGCCCTTCTTTCACGGTCATGACAACTATGATCAG CTTGTGCGAATTGCAAAAGTACTTGGCACTGAGGACCTGTATGACTACATTGACAAGTACAACATTGAATTGGATCCACGCTTCAATGACATTCTCGGAAG ACACTCGCGTAAAAGGTGGGAGAGGTTTGTGCACAGTGAGAACCAGCACCTGGTCAGCACAGAGGCTTTAGACTTCCTTGACAAACTGCTGCGCTACGACCATCAAGCTCGCCTCACGGCAAGAGAAGCCATGGATCATCCATACTTCt ATCCCATTGTTAAAGACCAGGGAAGGGGGGCCACTCCTGGAGGAATGGCGGCCAGTTCTACACCAGTCAGTTCCTCAAGTATGATGGCCG GCATCACCTCAATGTCGTCCTCACAGCCACTGGCTAACATTGCTGGATCACCTGTCATCTCTGCCCCCAACACTCTGGCCACACAAGTCCCTGCAGCTGCTGGGGCTCAGCCCTGA